The nucleotide sequence GTTGTGTTGCGGGGTGTGTTGCGGGGTGTGTTGCGGTGTGTGTTGCGGGTTGTGTTGCGGGGTGTGTTGCGGGTTGTGTTGCGGGGTGTGTTGCGGGGTGTGTTGCGGGGTGTGTTGCGGGGTGTGTTGCGGGGTGTGTTGCGGGGTGTGTTGCGGGTTGTGTTGCGGGGTGTGTTGCGGGTGTGTTGCGGGGTGTGTTGCGGGTTGTGTTGCGGGGTGGTGTTGCGGGTGTGTTGCGGGGTGAGTTGCGGGTTGTGTTGCGGGGTGTGTTGCGGGGTGTGTTGCGGGTGTGTTGCGGGGTGTGTTGCGGGTTGTGTTGCGGGGTGTGTTGCGGGTTGTGTTGCGGGGTGTGTTGCGGGTTGTGTTGCGGGGTGTGTTGCGGAGTGTGTTGCGGGGTGTGTTGCGGGGTGTGTTGCGGGGTGTGTTGCGGGGTGTGTTGCGAGTGTGTTGCGGGGTGTGTTGCGGGGTGTGTTGCGGGGTGTGTTGCGGGGTGTGTTGCGGGGTGTGTTGCGGGGTGTGTTGCGGGTTGTGTTGCGGTTGTGTTGCGGGGTGTGTTGCGGGGTGTGTTGCGGGTGTGTTGCGGGGTGTGTTGCGGGGTGTGTTGCGGGGGTGTGTTGCGGGGTGTGTTGCGGGGTGTGTTGCGGGGTGTGTTGCGGGGTGTGTTGCGGGGTGTGTTGCGGGGTGTATTGCGGGCTGTGTTGCGGGCTGTGTTGCGGGGTGTGTTTCGGGTGAATGAAGTATATGTTATGTAAATGTCTTTAGACGTCGTTACAAGCCGAACAATGATTGTATGACACCAAGCAAAGAAATATGCATAAGACTACAATAATCAGTAAAAACAAACAACGCATAGCGCATAGTGTTTTCGATAGTATTTCGACATAAATGTGTACACGCTCAGTTCTGTCATGTTTAAAGATTTAGAGAAGACTCCCCAAAAGCAacattttttgctttgaaatcatTTCATAACGCATCatacatataattttatataaccaaagtattatacaaaatgtagGTGTGCTTTTGCAATATGGTttaagtatataataataatacgcaCTCATTAGAAAAATGTAGTTTCTATGTTAAACAGAATTACAActatttaattgatatgtttttgtttctgTACAGCAAATGTTTCAGACACAATTGAACACAACATATGTTTTATGATCAAGGTGTTCacgaattaaaaaatatgtattatctACCGAGACAAATACATTGAATACTTTCATTCAATTAGTTCAcagtttaaatgtacatttttgggAACGTTTGCATTAATCATAACTTTATAGCGTAATTTCACATTATTTTGAGCccgttttttttaatgatgcgtGTCTTCTACTGTTTAAACCAGGAAGACGGAATGCGAAAGTAAAACGGTAAACACTTTGAGTGCTTATCACTGTAAAATGAGTACTGtagaaacaattaataacaatggGTTCAATCGTATTTCTGTTAAATGTCACGGACGCttcacaaaatatgtataaattgAATGCCGTTTATTGTCGTCTGACGGAATGTCATACGAACTTTGCTTGTGTATTAATATAGTTACCAAGTAAATAAGCAAGTACAACGTCACTGATTCTACAGCTCGTTCAGTTTATGGTCAACCTAACCATAGACAACTGGCACAAAAGGCTTTAATGATGCACATTTTGTTCATTTGCCACACCAGGAAGCATTGTCACACCCGTGTGTTTAAATGTTTAAGGTAAGGACAATAGatgtgaacaattttgaaaatgcactaaatcgCACTTCTCGTGCAATACTTACATTTTTCGATTATGCATCGACTGAATTGGTAAAAAGTTAGactataaacatacattttacatgAGTTTATCATTTTAATGTAAGATTGCAACAGTTGAAAGAGAAATAACACTAAATAGAGAATTACTATCGTCACGAATTGAAGCAATCTAAGTATATTTACTCTCAGGTATACGCATCACACTGTTTATCACAATTAAAGGTGCTCAAACAGGTTGTAACAATCCGATAACGATTGCTTTGTATCGCCCTTGTTGATTACATGTTGGCACATGTATCTCATATAAAACACCCAATATGTAATGAATGCCGATGTCATATAAATTGCAGAATATGTGATTGTTCAAGTTCCCTTAGACTACGCACAGTTTCAGAATGTGACTGttcacattattattataaatttaattattgtattcatTACTATCATCATAAGCAGCAATCCTGTTTCTAATTCAAATTGAATAGTTTTTAGGAAACAATGttgtattgtaaacataaaatCAAGGCATATCTTATACATAATGATCTAGATTGCTTGGTTCACATTATAATGCCATACGGACCCAATTATTTGATAACAAATTGACACCAATAAAGGTAATATATAACTATTGTGTGCATTTGCAAGTTACCGAACgaatttgttgtttactttatGCATGTATATCTGTACTTCCTTATGTTCTTTATGATACATCGTCATTCGCATACGgatattaattgaaaatatttataattagtaaaatgttaaataaacgTTAAATTATACCAATGGAAATTTATGCAACACTATTTTTTATCTTGAGAGGAGTGAACGACTATTTTTTAGATTGTGGAAACGTTTGTTATATGACGAAATATGTTTGGAGaggtttaaattttaaaaacaaaaacccATATTTTTCCacttttgtttaacaattaaacgggattattttgaaatgaaattatacaacaaatatttttaattaaattggatATGCGTATTGGTAACAATTTCCCTTTTTTATAATACGACTAAGCCCTGCTTTGATTATATGAATTTACTCTATTTCCATAAACTTACTGCCGTTAAAATAGAAAAACCGCGAATACATTGTGTGTTATTTGTAGAGTATTTCTGGTATAACATTTACAAGTGCATGAccttacatcaattatttatccgTGGCTTAACATATATGTTAAGTCTATTTTTAGATCCtgacaaataaataaactatCAAGAATATTGCTTGAGGCCTACTTTTGTGTTTGACTATTTGATTATTTCAATGTGTTTATAAGAGTGTTTTAACAATtgttattattacatttttcagATATTAACAGGAAAGTTGAAATGGTTCGTGTTGTCTGTTTTCATTGTGACACGTATTGGCTATTAGATTTGTTTGTGTGGTACTATTTGGCTTATTTTGgattgaaatttatttttaatgtcacTATATATAAGGTAATATTCTAATTTAATCGAATATATTTACATTTCTACTACTCATTAGTTTACTCAATTTACTGTTCAAACACTAGGTTAGAGAACATAATAATAGAATACTAAGCATTTGACTTTGTTAAATTTACACCACATTTGACAATACTTTAGGTTTAAGTTGTTAATTAGACAAAGAGACATGTATTTTCATGTAAtcttaattaattatatattctGTCAACAATGGtgtatttgaatgtttgtttgtaattataaCTGGCATATCATGTCAGACGACAGTGTGGTGGTTGAAAGTATAATGTCGTAACACGCTACAACACTGAACAAGTGGATTTGATGCGTCGAATCAGACTGAATGTTCATTCCCTTTCACAAGAGGGTGATCGATGCAATTATCAGTTTAACAAGTCCCATTCACACAGTTTCAGGGTATAGATGTTTTAAATATGTCTGAATTAAAGGTACAACCGTGCTTGAGAGGTAGCTAAAACAATTATGTCATTGCCATTGCTTGAACATGTTTGTCTAAAACTTTCTTATGAAGCTTAACATGCTGCCAAATGAACTGGTATAAAACATCTGTAATTGCTCAAACAGACTTGAAAAAAAAACCTCACTTAATTCAAACAAGGCTAAATGATGCAAAAGGCTGGGTTTGGCTATCAAATTATAACAGAAGATCTGCTGCAAGTGCTATTGCTTTTGCTTAAGCATTGGTGACGGTGTTTAATTACAGAGTGTTGTCATGTGATCACTTCTCTTAATTGTattctaataataaaaaaacaataagctATCGCTAGTGCAAAGGGTAGTTTCCCTGACATTTCCAAATGAAAAGACACATGAAAAGGCAAAATTCACAAAGTTGTATTATGTTCATATGTTCAAAATAATCTAAAATGCTTAAACCCAAAACAACAAAGTTACGAGTTACTCAAATGTAACAAGCAAAGTATGTTAGCTCCTTCGAAATTGTTAAGGATAAAAATGGCTTACTATAGTAACATATCATGACTCAACAATGTGAATAAAGTAAACAGTTATACGTATAACTTGTATAACATTACCTGTACCTCAGAATCagatttataatataacaactgAATTTGCATAGGAGATAATCGcttaaataataagttttataTCTATATAAACTGATTGTTGGTTGCTTAAGATTTAGTTGAtttgctttaattttgttttgaataaaatgtttgcattataatataTTTGCACCACACATTTTTGAGGGTAACGCCAATTTTATGTCATTGTTATTTTGTGAAGCAAGCATTTATCATCatttccaatatattttttcatacataattttatattattgtttctaCAAAAAGCAACAATTACTGATAAGAGTAACCATGCATGTAGGACGATGCATAGTTGCTCACTGAACGATATACAAAccatattattgcataaactctatctataatgccctctggcggggtgcagaaactttgCAAAATGAGGGCTtcaacgggagaaatcgtgtattaacaaggcgattcacgtgccgttcaagccctgttatgtgtttttcatatccataatctggtccacgcgcagttacctCCCTTCTCCaaccttcgacgactttccaagcataaatggggaactgaataagcaccagtttcctcatgcatgcagggataatgactatttcaatccacttttcaaattataccatctgtaCTCTCTTGACtagagctttattttattggaaacgtcaatgaagttaaggttatttactcaacactttcaaaagactacgctataaatgtaagtgtttatgtaccttcaacgttcctgctgtaaattccaaaataattcctcatttcttactttgcgcggctgcatttcaactttgcattaatccactgtttaaacacattttaaatcgaaaactgcctatccgaaggtaaagcctggtcatttcggatgatgaccgagttaggcatatgtaaaacacaacattgaactgtattgaaataatcgaattattttgtcgatggcgaatgaacaaaacatatttttttctatgttattttaatttattttggtatgtgtgatttgtttatgcaatatagcaaaaatacacgttttcgagggcatgatcatctgcgggcgctctcaatatccgttcctgccctcgtgctgcgaactcgggcaggaacggatttttcgagcgcccgcagatgatcatgccctggaaaacgtgtattatccctatattctATTCTAGCATGATCGGACAAATATtctgtagtagttgtagtgggtGTGGGGGTGGGACACATGGTAAATCAACTCTATGGAGGTTTATGTCCATTTTATTGCAGACGTGGACCAATATAGTTCATGATGGAAAAGACCTTATAAAAAGTGACATTAtgttacaaacaaaacaacacaaccgATAATACGAAATATGAATGAAATGAACATCACAATAATTAAACTAAttcacacacatttcataatgCAATAATACACAATGTTCAAGAAATGAAAAACAGTTGAACAACTCTCCAGGTTGGAATACAATGAAGACCACGCGGATGGACTTGCGTCCACTAGACGGTCTAGGCAAATGCAAGCGTGGTcagtaatttaataattaaatcaacAGTAACAATTGAATGACCAATGAAAATCTTGCATCGGATCAATTAATTATTATGAATGGACATAACAACTATTGCATCAGCATACATGGGTGAACGAAcactatactacttctactactaccaataattattttgctactactattactactactaacaaTGATGTTATGTATgtacaaaaaataattgttatgatAATTGAATACAGAAAACAGTTAAGGACAACGTGCTGTTTTCCTTACTCGGCTAAACAATGGTCTTCTTACACCAGCTATGATGACGTTGCGTTCCCGACCGTCTTGATCGCTAATGGCGGGTGGGTATGGTCCTACCACTGCCTACTTCACAGCGCCATGGGGGTGTGCATGTTTGCGATGCAGTACTGTCCTTCTTTAAATAATGGTCTCATTTTGAAATTCCCCATAAAGTTATAGCCAATACCACTATGTTGTACATCTTTATTACTCAAACATACAATTAGTTTAACTGTTTGCCTAAGTATTATATATTTGCCACAAGAAGACAATTTTACTGGCATTAAAAGTCCCTGTGTATTTAAGGTCTATCTACATATAACTTTTTCAATGTATTGGATATTAAATTTGATGTATGTTTTCATAATCTAGTATACATTTGTGAACATCCGCTGTGTGAGTGGTGGGTGGGCTCCTGGGTCTGCTGGCTTGGACGGGTTGATAAGCATTGATTATCATCTCTGCCTGGTCTGTCGGCCTTGGTTGTTGGCCTGCCTCTCACATTTCGAATGTCTGTCATTCAACTGGATAATGTAGGAATTTGTGGGTAAGGGAGGTAGCCCTCAATTAGCAAATGTTATTTGGATTTTAGGGTTATCTCTCTTCCATCATCTGCTCTGATTTACCAATATAGTAATGTTCGTCTAATGTACTAAGAATGTTAACATTGCGTCTCTAATATTTCTTTTAGAAAGTTTTTTCACTATTGTTTTcttgaatgtatatgtaaatattatgtattttgaaGAGTGAGACTGAAATAAGCTATTAAGCTATTAAACTGTATTTGATTGAAGACATAAAATTGTCAACAAACTGTATTCAATGATACGTTGGTTACACACGCATTACT is from Dreissena polymorpha isolate Duluth1 chromosome 14, UMN_Dpol_1.0, whole genome shotgun sequence and encodes:
- the LOC127857235 gene encoding uncharacterized protein LOC127857235: MHNRKIPQHSPQYTPQHTPQHTPQHTPQHTPQHTPQHTPATHPATHPATHPQHTPQHTPQHNRNTTRNTPRNTPRNTPRNTPRNTPRNTPRNTLATHPATHPATHPATHPATHSATHPATQPATHPATQPATHPATQPATHPATHPQHTPQHTPQHNPQLTPQHTRNTTPQHNPQHTPQHTRNTPRNTTRNTPRNTPRNTPRNTPRNTPRNTPRNTTRNTPRNTTRNTHRNTPRNTPRNTTRNTPRNTPRNTPRNTPRNTPRNTPRNTLRNTPRNTPRNTPRNTPRNTLRNTPRNTPRNTPCNTPRNTPRITPRNTPRNTPRLLQAIS